Proteins co-encoded in one Salvelinus sp. IW2-2015 linkage group LG17, ASM291031v2, whole genome shotgun sequence genomic window:
- the irf10 gene encoding interferon regulatory factor 10: MEEPVKKMRLREWLIAQIDSGKFAGLTWENEDKTMFRIPWKHAAKQDYSLNEDAALFKAWAVYKGKYREGRDKADPTTWKTRLRCAFNKSTDFKEVPERSQLDVSEPYKVYHIQAEPETGRDSESPQPESQVIMQTSHSSVPLRNIVTHYPQFGCNSESEARDGRVNYREGLAGDHVYYWSNTGTPQRDGSAPLSIVVPIPQISDLRVRVCLFYQGQLVVDVTTSTPDGCFLLQGQVPLGNERIYGPCTAQQVPFPPPGVIPLPPGIAEAMGRLLPHLERGVLVWVAPDGVFIKRFCQGRVYWSGPLAQHTDRPNKLDRERTCKLLDTPIFLKELQDYIQGAGPKPRYEIDLCFGEEFPDASQLKTRKLIIAQVVPLFAVNLLHRCLRMGTEGRPRLHTHNTMGEEGEGQPHPLPQR; the protein is encoded by the exons ATGGAGGAGCCGGTCAAGAAAATGCGTTTGAGAGAGTGGCTGATAGCGCAGATAGACAGCGGAAAGTTTGCAGGACTCACCTGGGAGAACGAAGACAAAACTATGTTCAGGATCCCATGGAAACACGCGGCAAAACAGGACTATAGTCTGAACGAAGATGCAGCACTATTCAAG GCTTGGGCAGTGTATAAGGGGAAGTATCGGGAGGGGAGGGACAAGGCAGATCCCACCACCTGGAAGACTCGTCTCCGCTGTGCCTTCAACAAGAGCACAGACTTCAAAGAAGTCCCAGAGCGCAGCCAGTTAGATGTATCCGAGCCCTACAAGGTCTACCACATCCAGGCAGAgccagagacaggcagagactcAG AATCTCCTCAGCCTGAGAGTCAGGTGATCATGCAGACCAGCCACTCCAGTGTTCCACTGAGGAACATTGTCACACACTATCCACAG TTTGGCTGCAATAGTGAATCAGAGGCCAGGGATGGAAGAGTCAACTACAGAG AGGGCTTGGCAGGGGACCATGTGTACTACTGGTCCAACACAGGGACTCCTCAGAGGGAcggctctgctcctctctccataGTCGTCCCTATACCACAGATCTCTG acttGCGTGTGCGGGTGTGTCTGTTCTACCAGGGCCAGCTAGTAGTGGATGTGACCACCAGCACCCCAGACGGCTGTTTCCTCCTGCAGGGTCAGGTGCCCCTGGGGAACGAGAGGATCTATGGACCATGCACAGCCCAACAGGTCCCCTTCCCCCCTCCAGGGGTCATCCCTCTGCCCCCGGGCATCGCTGAGGCCATGGGCCGCCTGCTGCCCCACCTGGAGAGGGGCGTCCTGGTGTGGGTTGCTCCAGACGGGGTGTTTATCAAGAGGTTCTGCCAGGGCAGGGTGTACTGGAGTGGCCCTCTGGcccaacacacagacaggccCAACAAACTGGACAGGGAGAGGACCTGTAAGCTGCTGGACACACCTATATTTCTGAAGG AGCTCCAGGACTATATCCAGGGGGCGGGACCCAAACCTCGCTATGAGATTGACCTCTGCTTTGGGGAGGAGTTTCCTGACGCCAGCCAACTGAAAACCAGGAAactgatcattgcacag GTGGTGCCCCTGTTTGCTGTCAACCTACTGCATAGGTGTCTGAGGATGGGGACAGAGGGGAGACCAcgccttcacacacacaacaccatgggggaagagggagagggtcaGCCACACCCCCTGCCCCAGCGGTAA
- the LOC111977063 gene encoding hormone receptor 4-like, with amino-acid sequence MKKWARLPWHLAYPSSVPFLFLKDQVGERDDLLPTPFPHHSRWLQGEILPPSPSSSSSSFKSPFPTDSRDMWSYFNTGRRDNSSSLFSPSHLFSQPSLYPRDRSLTEGRHRYLGKRPNGLDGSGSRTASASRVAPLSGEYRNEPSGSARLGGSPHGSHANGRRRHQEVPTGHFEQFAGFRDFQAPPLEGPDSHSSLQDRDPHGTPKAGTSTLIPTSPQPHGAETRAGRGELLDPLGGSVAEAHVYYSLASVYSTLQPSQLSTQAQAQRYPLYIPSGSSLYGLHTMRNSQHSTQRQPNSHSTEKDRERDRQQEQEREREHEGDRDIREIDNKRDRDKYSRELSPGQQYSRPLASPFLPHMTASPSAPHHIPPALLPHFAKGSLIELVGGGLKRVEELRTEDFLRSADTSPEFHLSTCTVLLIAPSNTHGFNHLQVLLTDSNTQELLTVLVEYPFFVRDRGWSSCCPQRTAQLYGLSCRQLSEGDICLALTPLHTRTAPRGHRTHTRARTSTHREDMPPPLPPPPLPHPSPALVPPPLPPPPADPPTQEQPHPRKRRWSAPDLLPPTETTGIDKTTDLPHGSKQRKWQ; translated from the exons GCACGCTTGCCATGGCACCTGGCCTACCCCTCCTCCGTCCCTTTTCTCTTCCTCAAAGACCAGGTAGGGGAGAGGGATGATCTTCTCCCCACCCCCTTCCCCCATCACTCCAGGTGGCTCCAAGGTGAAATCCTgccaccctccccctcctcatcctcttcctcctttaaGAGCCCCTTCCCCACTGACTCAAGAGACATGTGGTCCTATTTCAACACAGGCCGAAGGGACAAcagctcctctcttttctccccctctcacctGTTCAGCCAGCCCTCCCTCTACCCCCGTGACCGCTCCCTGACTGAGGGCAGACACAGGTACTTGGGCAAGAGGCCCAACGGGCTGGATGGGTCAGGCAGCAGGACTGCCTCTGCCTCTAGGGTGGCACCCCTCTCAGGAGAGTACAGGAACGAACCCAGCGGCAGTGCCAGGTTGGGCGGCAGCCCCCACGGTTCCCATGCCAACGGGAGACGGAGACACCAGGAGGTTCCCACAGGGCATTTCGAGCAGTTTGCAGGTTTCCGAGATTTCCAAGCGCCACCTCTGGAGGGCCCTGACTcacattcctctctgcaggacAGGGATCCCCATGGGACGCCAAAGGCTGGGACCTCCACCCTGATCCCCACCAGTCCCCAGCCCCATGGGGCAGAGACCCGGGCAGGGAGAGGGGAGCTGCTGGATCCCCTGGGGGGCTCTGTGGCGGAGGCTCATGTCTACTACTCCCTGGCTTCTGTTTACTCCACCCTGCAGCCCAGCCAGCTCAGTACCCAGGCCCAGGCTCAGCGCTACCCGCTGTACATCCCCTCAGGCAGCTCTCTGTATGGCCTGCACACCATGAGGAACTCACAGCACTCAACCCAGAGGCAGCCCAACAGCCACagcacagagaaagacagagaacgagacagacaacaagaacaagagcgagaaagagagcatgAAGGAGACAGAGACATCAGAGAGATAGACAATAAAAGAGACAGGGATAAATACAGCAGAGAGCTCTCTCCTGGGCAGCAGTACTCGCGTCCCCTTGCCTCCCCCTTCCTTCCCCACATGACTGCCTCCCCCTCTGCCCCCCACCACATCCCCCCAGCGCTCCTACCTCACTTTGCCAAGGGTTCTCTGATTGAGCTGGTGGGGGGTGGTTTGAAGCGTGTGGAAGAGCTGAGGACGGAGGACTTCCTGAGGAGTGCTGACACCTCCCCAGAGTTCCACCTGAGCACCTGCACCGTGCTGCTTATCGCCCCCAGCAACACACACGGCTTCAACCACCTGCAGGTCCTTCTCACAGACAGCAACACTCAG GAGTTACTGACGGTTCTGGTGGAGTACCCGTTCTTCGTGCGTGACCGCGGCTGGTCTTCCTGCTGTCCCCAGAGAACCGCCCAGCTCTACGGCCTGTCCTGCCGCCAGCTCAGCGAGGGAGACATCTGCTTGGCCCTCACCcccttacacacacgcacagccccCCGGGGCCACAGGACACACACCCGGGCCAGGACCAGCACACACAGGGAGGATatgccccctcctctccctcctcctcctcttcctcatccctccCCTGCTctcgtccctcctcctctccctcctccccctgcagACCCACCCACCCAGGAGCAGCCACACCCACGCAAGAGGCGATGGTCAGCCCCCGACCTCCTCCCTCCCACCGAAACTACTGGGATTGACAAGACCACCGATTTACCTCACGGCTCCAAGCAGAGGAAGTGGCAGTAG